A stretch of Desulfomonilia bacterium DNA encodes these proteins:
- a CDS encoding MaoC family dehydratase N-terminal domain-containing protein, translating to MADKTKVGKEYPPVVWEVERGKIRELVRAIGDPNPVYTDRDAAVAEGYKDVPASPTFLTIPAMWCNVLATVLLDASVNVAMVLHGEEEYEYLTEIYPGDILTGVPKLVSVEEKESKSGRMMHMVTIEIDYTNQHGEKAARARTLIVERM from the coding sequence ATGGCTGACAAAACTAAAGTCGGGAAGGAATATCCGCCTGTTGTGTGGGAGGTGGAAAGGGGAAAGATCAGGGAGCTTGTAAGGGCGATTGGCGATCCCAACCCTGTTTATACTGACAGGGATGCGGCAGTTGCTGAAGGCTATAAGGATGTGCCGGCGAGCCCCACGTTTCTTACGATACCTGCCATGTGGTGTAATGTGCTGGCGACCGTCCTGCTGGATGCTTCTGTAAATGTCGCAATGGTGCTGCACGGCGAAGAAGAATATGAGTATCTGACTGAAATCTATCCCGGCGATATTCTTACCGGTGTGCCTAAACTTGTCTCGGTCGAGGAAAAAGAGAGCAAGTCCGGCAGGATGATGCACATGGTGACAATAGAGATCGATTATACGAACCAGCACGGCGAGAAGGCGGCCAGGGCCAGAACGCTTATAGTTGAGAGAATGTAG
- a CDS encoding MaoC/PaaZ C-terminal domain-containing protein: MAVYFEDVNIGQEMPKLVKGPIQKLQHVIYAGASGDFNPLHTDDDFARMVGMKDGVITHGMFIMGIIGQAITDWVPKKDLKKFGVRFMGMTKPGNTITVTGNVVDKIEDGNIIVCEVQAADESGDIKATGRFTAKFPNRDK, translated from the coding sequence ATGGCGGTTTATTTTGAAGATGTCAATATAGGCCAGGAGATGCCGAAGCTTGTAAAAGGTCCAATACAGAAGCTGCAGCATGTAATCTATGCGGGCGCATCCGGAGATTTCAACCCCCTTCATACGGACGACGACTTTGCAAGAATGGTCGGGATGAAGGACGGTGTAATAACCCACGGCATGTTCATAATGGGAATCATCGGGCAGGCCATAACCGACTGGGTGCCGAAGAAGGACCTCAAAAAGTTCGGCGTCAGATTCATGGGTATGACAAAACCCGGCAACACGATAACGGTAACCGGAAATGTAGTTGACAAAATAGAGGATGGAAATATTATTGTCTGTGAAGTTCAGGCCGCTGACGAATCAGGCGACATCAAGGCAACTGGCCGTTTCACTGCGAAGTTTCCCAATAGGGATAAATAA
- a CDS encoding GNAT family N-acetyltransferase, with translation MKAFFRTAVQTDAGHILKHMKKFYAGDGYKFHPERAEINMKALINNPEWGRVFVLVSSNGEFAGYMIIVFGFSMEYQGRDAYIDELYITEPFRGRGYGTAGLDLAEKVCAEAGIRALHLEVEKYKDKTIALYKSRGFFDRGRSLMTKWIDGENH, from the coding sequence ATGAAGGCATTTTTCAGGACAGCGGTTCAAACTGATGCCGGACACATCCTTAAGCATATGAAAAAGTTTTATGCCGGAGACGGGTATAAATTCCATCCCGAACGCGCTGAAATCAATATGAAGGCGCTTATCAATAACCCGGAATGGGGCAGGGTCTTTGTGCTGGTATCAAGTAACGGCGAATTTGCGGGCTACATGATAATAGTCTTCGGGTTCAGCATGGAATATCAGGGCCGGGATGCATATATAGACGAACTTTATATAACAGAGCCTTTCAGAGGAAGGGGCTATGGCACCGCCGGGCTTGACCTTGCCGAGAAGGTTTGTGCAGAAGCGGGCATCAGGGCACTCCATCTCGAGGTGGAGAAGTACAAGGACAAGACGATTGCGCTGTATAAATCCCGCGGCTTCTTTGACAGGGGGAGGTCTCTGATGACGAAGTGGATAGATGGCGAAAATCATTAG
- a CDS encoding SDR family oxidoreductase, protein MSKIDLTGRVAIVTGAGAGLGRCHALELAKHGAKIVVNDLGGSRDGQGGSHTAAEQVCAEIKAIGGEAVPNFDSVATSAGGENIVKTAVDAFGKVDIVVNNAGILRDKTFGKMDEESWDLVNAVHLRGAYCVTKPAFNIMKEQGFGRIVMTTSGAGIFGNFGQSNYAAAKCGIVGLANVLKLEGAKYNIKTNVIAPIAASRLTEDVMPPQFFEKLKPEFITALVVYLCSEQCQDSGAIINCAVGYYSRSAIMTGKGVILSDGKRIPAPEEIMDNWDKIMNLDGAKTFGQLNEIFGEFGQLLQ, encoded by the coding sequence ATGTCAAAGATCGATTTAACCGGAAGGGTAGCAATAGTAACCGGCGCAGGGGCCGGACTAGGCAGATGCCATGCGCTGGAGCTTGCGAAACACGGTGCAAAGATCGTTGTAAATGACCTGGGCGGCTCACGCGACGGTCAGGGCGGCAGCCACACGGCGGCGGAGCAGGTTTGCGCGGAAATAAAAGCCATTGGCGGTGAGGCTGTTCCCAATTTCGACAGTGTTGCAACGTCCGCAGGCGGCGAAAACATAGTGAAAACTGCAGTGGATGCATTCGGCAAAGTCGATATAGTCGTGAACAACGCGGGCATACTTCGCGACAAGACATTCGGCAAGATGGATGAGGAAAGCTGGGATCTGGTCAATGCGGTGCATCTAAGGGGTGCTTACTGTGTAACCAAGCCCGCATTCAACATAATGAAGGAGCAGGGCTTCGGCAGGATTGTCATGACCACATCAGGCGCCGGCATATTCGGCAACTTCGGGCAGTCGAACTATGCTGCTGCCAAATGTGGCATTGTCGGGCTCGCAAACGTGTTGAAGCTGGAAGGCGCAAAATATAATATCAAGACTAATGTAATCGCGCCGATCGCAGCATCCCGCCTTACCGAGGACGTAATGCCTCCGCAGTTTTTTGAGAAGTTGAAGCCCGAATTCATTACCGCGCTGGTTGTTTACCTTTGCTCCGAGCAGTGCCAGGATTCCGGCGCGATAATCAACTGCGCAGTGGGTTATTACAGCCGTTCCGCAATAATGACTGGCAAGGGTGTGATACTTTCCGACGGCAAGAGAATCCCCGCGCCTGAAGAAATAATGGACAACTGGGACAAGATCATGAATCTCGACGGCGCAAAGACCTTCGGTCAGCTGAACGAGATCTTCGGCGAATTCGGCCAGCTTTTACAGTAG
- a CDS encoding nuclear transport factor 2 family protein: MKYFTAEEARTFAEKWLPAWTGNNPGMLAGFYSDDAFYLDPAVPQGVKGKEALIKYFTKLLSFNPDWVWTQIEGIPLEDGFLNKWLAKIPVGDKVLEIAGVCFVQINDEGKIYRNEVYFDRSHLLAELSKQKNKQ, from the coding sequence ATGAAATATTTCACCGCCGAAGAGGCTAGGACGTTTGCAGAAAAATGGCTTCCCGCATGGACGGGAAACAACCCGGGGATGCTTGCCGGTTTTTATTCCGATGACGCCTTCTATCTCGACCCTGCAGTCCCCCAGGGCGTCAAGGGTAAAGAAGCCCTGATTAAATATTTCACGAAACTCCTTTCCTTCAACCCGGACTGGGTCTGGACGCAGATAGAGGGTATTCCGCTGGAGGATGGTTTCCTTAATAAATGGCTCGCTAAAATTCCTGTGGGCGATAAGGTGCTGGAGATTGCAGGCGTTTGCTTTGTCCAGATAAACGATGAGGGGAAAATTTACCGCAACGAGGTCTATTTCGACAGGTCGCACCTTCTGGCCGAGCTCTCAAAGCAGAAGAACAAACAATAA
- a CDS encoding radical SAM protein, which yields MKIVEKTASSILNKSGIPGIARVINPYTGCLHACVYCYATFMRRFTGHSEPWGKFLDVKVNAPELLEKELSRKTITGSVMLSSVTDAYQYAEAKYRITRRLLEILLDHDVNVEILTKSDLVTRDIDLLKRFRNASVGMSIMTTNDRAGRHFEPYAPVPSKRFAALGKLKDSGIGTWAFISPFLPGVTDAESILKKLSGIADESAIEAFNMRGACLMGVKKVMKQHYPDMLSGWEMQASDRRYWDHIELLGKTSARKNGISFSGLYRH from the coding sequence ATGAAAATTGTCGAAAAGACCGCCTCATCCATTCTGAACAAGTCGGGAATACCGGGAATAGCCCGCGTGATCAATCCTTATACAGGATGCCTGCATGCGTGCGTCTACTGCTATGCGACCTTCATGAGAAGGTTTACGGGCCATTCCGAGCCCTGGGGCAAATTCCTGGATGTCAAAGTCAACGCGCCCGAGTTGCTGGAAAAAGAGCTCAGTCGCAAGACAATCACAGGCTCGGTCATGCTTTCAAGCGTAACCGACGCCTATCAGTATGCAGAGGCTAAATACAGGATTACGAGGAGACTTCTTGAAATCCTACTCGATCATGACGTGAACGTGGAAATCCTGACCAAATCCGATCTGGTCACCCGGGATATCGACCTGCTCAAAAGATTCAGGAACGCAAGTGTCGGCATGAGCATCATGACAACCAACGACAGGGCCGGAAGGCATTTCGAACCTTATGCGCCCGTTCCATCGAAAAGGTTTGCGGCCCTTGGCAAGCTTAAGGACAGCGGCATCGGCACATGGGCGTTTATAAGCCCATTCCTGCCGGGCGTGACTGATGCGGAATCAATATTGAAGAAACTCTCGGGTATTGCCGATGAATCTGCAATAGAGGCTTTCAACATGCGCGGGGCGTGCCTGATGGGAGTTAAAAAAGTAATGAAACAGCATTATCCAGACATGCTTTCCGGTTGGGAGATGCAGGCGTCTGACAGAAGATACTGGGACCATATCGAGCTTCTGGGAAAAACAAGCGCCAGGAAAAACGGCATAAGTTTTTCAGGCCTGTATAGGCATTAA